Below is a genomic region from Prunus persica cultivar Lovell chromosome G3, Prunus_persica_NCBIv2, whole genome shotgun sequence.
CTTGTTTCCGAAGCATGGACTTTATTGTCTGACACTACCAAGAGAAGCTTTTATGATCTTCAGAGAAACAAACAATCGACAACCACAGTTAATCAGCCTAATTTATCTTCAGTTCATGCTGGTGGGGTTCCGGGTTTCAACAATTGTTCCAATTCGTCGGCATCTCATGGTAGACTTGACACTTTCTGGACTGTCTGCACTTCTTGCAAGGTTCAGTATGAGTATCTCCGGAAATATGTGAACAAACGACTTTCATGTAAAAATTGCCGAGGCATTTTCATTGCTGTGGAAAGTGGGGCAGCCCCAGCAAATGGTTCTTTTCCTTATCCTCCTCCTTGGTCATATGTGCCTAGTAATGGGTATGGGAATCATGGATTTGATGGGGCTACGTATGTTCCAAGCAATGGTACCTTTTTCCCAGGAAACGGTGTCTCAGGTTTTCATTCTGGACACGGGTATGAATATATTCCAAATATGTCGTTTCAGTGGAGCTCATATCCGGGAACCTCTACTGGTGTTGCGGGTCCTCACGGATCATCGGGTATATCCCCTGATGCTGTTTATCAGGCAAATGGAAATGTTAATAAAGCTGGAGTGAAGGTTAAATCAAGAGCGAATGGAAAACGTTCCACTACAACTGCTGTGGCTAATATGAATTCGAATATGCCTCCTAGATCTAATGAGCTGCCTGAATTTAAGAACGATGGACTGgataagaaaaggaaagttactgtgggagcaaattttaGAAATGGGCATGACGAAAGAGTATCAAAATCTGCTTCAGAAGCAAAATTAGCAAATGGAAATGGGACTCTAGGAAATGATCAGAAAATTCCTAGTTCAGGAGAACTTCTTGCTAGACGTTGTTCAGTGGCACCAGCATTTGATGCTAAAAAGCTGTTGATTGAGAAGGCAAGAACAgagattttgaagaaattaaatgagatCAATTTGGCTTCAGAAGCGGCTGCTGCTATAaagaacacaaaaagacaGGTTGAAGTGCGTCAATCCGAAGTAACTCAAGGACATCAATTACGGACAAAGGATGCTGAGCCTCTCTCCATAACTGTCCCTGATCCCGACTTCCATGACTTTGACAAAGATAGGTCGGAGGAATGTTTCAAGCCAAAGCAAATATGGGCTTTATATGACGAAGAAGATGGT
It encodes:
- the LOC18781819 gene encoding uncharacterized protein LOC18781819; translated protein: MEFNIEEALIAKEIAEKRFAERDYAGAKHYALKAKSLYPGLEGISQMLATFDVYVASEARFYGEIDHYSILGLKPSANKDAVKKQYRKMAVLLHPDKNKSVGADGAFKLVSEAWTLLSDTTKRSFYDLQRNKQSTTTVNQPNLSSVHAGGVPGFNNCSNSSASHGRLDTFWTVCTSCKVQYEYLRKYVNKRLSCKNCRGIFIAVESGAAPANGSFPYPPPWSYVPSNGYGNHGFDGATYVPSNGTFFPGNGVSGFHSGHGYEYIPNMSFQWSSYPGTSTGVAGPHGSSGISPDAVYQANGNVNKAGVKVKSRANGKRSTTTAVANMNSNMPPRSNELPEFKNDGLDKKRKVTVGANFRNGHDERVSKSASEAKLANGNGTLGNDQKIPSSGELLARRCSVAPAFDAKKLLIEKARTEILKKLNEINLASEAAAAIKNTKRQVEVRQSEVTQGHQLRTKDAEPLSITVPDPDFHDFDKDRSEECFKPKQIWALYDEEDGMPRLYCLIREVVSVKPFKILITYLNSKTDSEFGSVNWLDCGFTKSCGNFRARNLDVVEQVNIFSHVLSREKAGRGGCVRIYPKRGDIWAMYRNWSRDWDRSTPDEVRHQYVMVEVLDDYSEELGVCVLPLVKLDGFKTVYQSNTDSSAVQLIPRREMLRFSHQVPSWLLKGEESNLPGKCWDLDPAATPDELLHASVEARA